A portion of the Stigmatella aurantiaca DW4/3-1 genome contains these proteins:
- a CDS encoding type II 3-dehydroquinate dehydratase, with protein sequence MGMTLLVLHGPSLSLRKEFEGLDGVLRLRAANHGLTLKILQSNHEGVLIDTLLAERRGIDGVVVNPAGLFSSYPLRDALEAMVVPIFEVHLDPTRAKLSVLRAVCTEQFSGKGADPYLQAIDHFIQTKASADSGKGKAVVASKMKTLGRKAPREPKAAAAAPSGKTLGRSAKAALAEGMLSRKLIRQKIAERLAGKLSAAELATWARMQWMEVQRGAPAESGYRDMLEDSLQTLTLSTMPASRLTDEQLVDLMAQLEG encoded by the coding sequence ATGGGCATGACACTCCTGGTGCTGCACGGGCCGAGCCTGAGCCTTCGCAAGGAGTTCGAGGGACTCGATGGTGTGTTGCGCCTCCGGGCCGCCAACCATGGTCTCACGCTGAAGATCCTCCAGTCCAACCACGAAGGTGTGCTCATCGACACCTTGCTGGCCGAGCGCCGGGGCATCGATGGGGTGGTGGTGAACCCCGCGGGCCTCTTCTCCTCGTATCCACTCCGGGATGCACTGGAGGCGATGGTCGTGCCCATCTTCGAGGTGCACCTGGATCCGACGCGCGCGAAGTTGTCCGTGCTGAGGGCGGTGTGTACGGAGCAGTTCTCGGGGAAGGGGGCCGATCCCTACCTCCAGGCGATCGACCACTTCATCCAGACGAAGGCCTCGGCGGACAGTGGGAAGGGCAAGGCCGTGGTGGCCTCGAAGATGAAGACCTTGGGCCGCAAGGCTCCCCGGGAGCCCAAGGCCGCGGCGGCGGCGCCTTCGGGAAAGACGCTGGGCCGGAGCGCGAAGGCCGCGCTCGCGGAAGGCATGCTCTCCCGGAAGCTGATACGCCAGAAGATCGCCGAGCGGCTCGCGGGTAAGTTGTCCGCCGCGGAGCTGGCCACCTGGGCGCGCATGCAGTGGATGGAAGTGCAGCGGGGCGCCCCCGCCGAGAGCGGTTATCGAGACATGCTGGAGGACAGCCTGCAGACCTTGACCCTTTCCACGATGCCCGCGAGCCGCCTGACGGACGAGCAACTCGTGGACCTGATGGCGCAGCTCGAAGGATGA
- the rsmB gene encoding 16S rRNA (cytosine(967)-C(5))-methyltransferase RsmB: MSARTLAIQVLARVRATDAYLNVVLDTALSEAPPRDARDTALATELAYGTTRRQLALDYAITRFADRKLDAMEDRVLAALRIGAYQLFYTRVPARAAVAETVQALKDLGVGRAAGFVNAILRKLAALPGAPLPPEDDVAEHLSVRESHPKWLVERWLRQFGRERAEAMLVADNQTPPVVVRTNTAKVTREALLAQFREVGLEVQPTPVSPVGIVLPSLGRLEDVYGYSEGLWQVQDEAAQLVGVYAAIPENARTLDVCAAPGGKACHQAETHEVVAMDLHANKLPKIVSEAKRLGLLSRLRAVAHDATKPYDEALGEFQAVLVDAPCSGLGTLRRHPELRYRRGEADLGRLATLQRRILENCQEVVPPGGLLIYAVCTLEPQEGQDQVDMFLRSHPEWTAEPPVLSGVKLPMNQAWLRTLPGPEGWDGFFAARLRKLY; this comes from the coding sequence ATGAGCGCCCGGACCCTTGCCATCCAGGTGTTGGCGCGGGTGCGCGCCACCGACGCCTACCTCAACGTCGTCCTCGACACGGCCCTGTCCGAAGCGCCCCCGAGGGATGCGCGTGACACCGCGCTCGCCACGGAGCTGGCGTACGGCACCACCCGCCGGCAGCTCGCGCTCGATTACGCCATCACCCGCTTCGCGGACCGGAAGCTGGATGCCATGGAGGACCGGGTGCTCGCCGCCCTGCGCATCGGGGCCTACCAGCTCTTCTATACCCGCGTGCCCGCGCGGGCGGCGGTCGCCGAGACGGTGCAGGCCCTCAAGGACCTGGGGGTCGGGCGCGCCGCCGGCTTCGTCAACGCCATCCTGCGCAAGCTGGCCGCGCTGCCCGGGGCGCCGCTGCCTCCGGAGGACGACGTCGCCGAGCACCTCTCCGTCCGGGAGAGCCACCCGAAGTGGTTGGTGGAGCGGTGGCTGCGCCAGTTCGGCCGCGAGCGTGCCGAGGCGATGCTGGTGGCGGACAACCAGACGCCGCCGGTGGTGGTGCGCACGAACACCGCGAAGGTGACGCGCGAGGCGCTGCTGGCCCAGTTCCGCGAAGTGGGGCTGGAGGTGCAGCCCACCCCGGTGTCCCCGGTCGGCATTGTCCTGCCCTCCCTGGGGCGGCTGGAGGACGTGTACGGCTACTCCGAGGGGCTTTGGCAGGTGCAGGACGAGGCCGCCCAGCTCGTGGGCGTGTACGCCGCCATTCCGGAGAACGCGCGCACGCTGGATGTCTGCGCGGCGCCCGGAGGCAAGGCGTGCCACCAGGCCGAGACGCATGAGGTGGTGGCCATGGACCTCCATGCCAACAAGCTGCCGAAGATCGTCTCGGAGGCGAAGCGGCTGGGGTTGCTGAGCCGGCTTCGCGCGGTGGCGCACGACGCCACCAAGCCCTACGACGAGGCGCTGGGGGAGTTTCAGGCGGTGCTGGTGGATGCGCCGTGCTCCGGTCTGGGCACCCTGCGCCGCCACCCGGAGTTGCGCTACCGGCGGGGGGAGGCGGACCTGGGACGGCTGGCCACGCTCCAGCGCCGCATTCTGGAGAACTGCCAGGAGGTGGTGCCCCCTGGAGGGCTGTTGATCTATGCGGTGTGTACCCTGGAGCCGCAAGAAGGGCAGGACCAGGTGGACATGTTCCTGCGCAGCCACCCCGAGTGGACGGCGGAGCCGCCGGTGCTTTCGGGGGTGAAGCTCCCCATGAACCAGGCCTGGCTGCGCACGCTGCCGGGCCCGGAGGGATGGGACGGCTTCTTCGCCGCCCGCCTGCGCAAGTTGTACTGA
- a CDS encoding ubiquinol-cytochrome c reductase iron-sulfur subunit, whose protein sequence is MSTAGAPPSPVQRIDRRTALGTLLRGTCALAAVCAGCGEAEPSPPEEDGGTRCGTVPGRPEEGWVEVPLSAHPALLEPGGFSAVRIPEALLDVVVLHTAQDCYTAVWSICTHGACSMAYVPQEALLECPCHGSRFGEDGQVLRGPATRPLAVFRAARVGSSLWIHRPL, encoded by the coding sequence ATGAGCACGGCGGGGGCTCCTCCTTCCCCGGTCCAGCGGATCGACCGCCGGACGGCGCTCGGCACCCTGCTGCGAGGCACCTGCGCCCTCGCCGCGGTCTGTGCCGGGTGCGGAGAAGCGGAGCCCTCGCCTCCAGAAGAAGACGGGGGGACGCGCTGCGGGACCGTCCCCGGCCGCCCCGAGGAGGGCTGGGTGGAAGTCCCGCTGTCCGCGCACCCCGCCCTGCTCGAACCCGGGGGCTTCTCCGCGGTGCGCATCCCCGAGGCCCTGCTGGATGTGGTGGTCCTCCACACTGCCCAGGACTGCTACACGGCGGTGTGGAGCATCTGCACCCACGGCGCTTGCAGCATGGCCTACGTGCCCCAGGAAGCCTTGCTGGAGTGCCCGTGCCACGGCTCCCGCTTCGGCGAGGACGGACAGGTGCTTCGAGGCCCCGCCACCCGTCCCCTCGCGGTGTTCCGCGCCGCGCGCGTGGGCAGCTCCCTGTGGATTCACCGTCCCCTGTAA